The following nucleotide sequence is from Alkalihalobacillus sp. LMS39.
CACCAGGAGATGGTGAGCAACCACCAGGAGACGGTGAGCAACCACCAGGAGATGGTGAGCAACCACCAGGAGACGGTGAGCAACCACCAGGAGATGGCGACCAACCAGGCGACACTGACAAAGAAGAAGATCCAAAAACTGAAGATGAAGAAGAAAAACCTTCAGATGATGACAGTGATAAGTTACCGAAAACTTCAACTTCACTGTATAACTTCATTGCCATTGGTGTTGGATTGTTATTATTAGGAGCTTTAGCGATTTACATTCAATACCGAAGAAGAAACGAAATGGCTTAATAGCCGCAAAATAAACTGGTTCAAGGTGGATATCACTTTGAACCAGTTTTTTACATGATGACATCACTTACATTCATTTCTACTTTTAATTTCAAGATGTTAGCGGTATGATAGAATTTGGTTTTATAAAATAATAGTTAAGGAGAGATGGTTGTGGAAAATCAGCAACTAGAAACAAACGCTCAGCATCCAAGAACAAACGTTGAGCAAAACTCAGTCGTTAGTTTATCTGATTGGATGATTACGATTTTACTAATGGCTATTCCTATTGTGAATATTGTAATGTTATTTGTATGGGGCTTTGGAGGCGGAACAAATCCTAGTAAAGCCAATTATGCAAAAGCGACATTAATATGGATTGGAATCGGAATTGTTCTTTACTTATTTATTATCATACTTACCGTAATATTTGCTTTTTCGTCATATTAATAAAAGGGTAGGTTGAAGCAGTGCTTCTTCCCTACTCTTTTTTTGATGATGTAATGGAAAAATGATAACTCCTGCCTACATAAGTGAAACATCAAACATGGTAACATATATAATGATTTGTGCCAATTTACGGCAATAAAACCAGAAAAAGAAAGTGGCGGTGTTGAAAGGATGGAGCAACAAGTACCAAGTAAAAAGATGTATGGGCTTGCTATTGGAATATTTTTATTAGGAACGATTTTACTGTTTTTCTTCATTATCAATTCGGGTGTGTTTAAACAGGGAGAAAGATTGATTGTACCTGGAGAATCACAATTCACATTAGATTCAAAAGGGAAGTATACGATTTTTAATGAGTATCAAAGTGTTTTTGATGGGAAAGTATATTCAAATGAGCAAAGTATCCCAGGACTGCACGTTGCTCTAACAGACCCCTCTGGTCAAACAGTGGAATTGGAGCCAATCAACATAAATTCCACGTATACTCTTAATGGAAGAGAAGGGGTAGGTGTTTTAACTTTTAGCGTTGATGAAGTGGGTACATATACGATGGCAGGCTGGTATGACAATGACACTCAGGCTACAGAGGTCGTTGTTTTAATTAAGAAGACGTTTTTAAGTGAGGTTTTTATCGGTATTGGAATATTTATAGGTGGATTTATCCTTGCTTTAATTGTATTTCTATGGACGTTTATTAAACGAAGAAAAGCTACAAAAACAATACCAACTGCTCAAGGGTAAGGGTAGTATAGATAACTCTTCATTTTAAAGAATATAATAGTATGATAGACTAAAATTACCAAATTAAATTGAATCTGAGGGTATACGCATGAAAAAGTGGGTAAAAGCAGTCATTATACTATTATGTGTGAGTATCGTTTTTCAACTTTATCAAGTTATGAAAATAAGTCAGTTGTCATATCACAATAAAATGTTAACCGAACAACTAGATTCTAATAGGCAATGGGTTGATAATCGTTTAACTTATATTGAGGAAAAACTACATGAAGTTAACCAAGCAAATCAATGGATTCCTTATGTCGACTTTCAGCCTAATCAAGATCAATCAACAGCTAGCAATATTGTTCTAGATATCGAATGGTCATTTAACGAAATTAATGTAAATGATACTGTAACGGTCTTTTACAAAGATGTGGAAGAAAAAGACTGGAGTGAAGCAGAGGCAACCCTTACTTCTGGAACAACATATACGAGTACGGTGAATTTAAATGCTACAAAAACTTACATATACAAAATCGTATCGGATGGAGAAATAAAAAAAGCTACTGACCAAGATTATATTCCAGAGCATTTATACCGACCATCTCATGTAAACATTAGCTACTCTACTTCTACAGGTAGAGAGGCTGACCCGGTTTTATTTGAAGCGACGATTGAACAATATGATGTGAATTTTGAATTTCAAAAAGTAGAAAGTGCAACAGCAACACTCAATTTTAAAGATGGTGCAACAAAAACAGTTCCATTTACAAATAGAGCATTTGAAGAAGAAGATTACTATAACGACGAATGGGGTCGCGATGGTGAATATTGGTCTGTTCGAGCGGAAGAAAAAGATATTGTATCGGTAGATGTTGAATGGATTTTTCAAGATGGAAACACACAAAAAGAAACATATTATATTGAACACTATTATTTAGATGAATAATGTTTATAGTTAAAAACCTAATAAAAATGTAAGTCTTAATCAAGAAACCTCCTATTCATTCGAATAGGAGGTTTTCTTGAAAAGATAAGAGTATAAAAATTTTGGTGTAGCAGTGAAGCTTTGAAAGCTATTTCAAGAAGAGCGAAGGCTCCGCACCTGCGCGTTTCTCCCCAGGAGAAGCACTTGGGTTCACTTTTAAAATCGGGCAGGGCTCCGCACTTCGCTTGAAAGAAAAGACACTCCGCGTTTTTCTTGATTATTTTTTTTGCTTTGTCATTTTAAGCTTGTACGGAGAAATACTAGAGTTGCCATTGACTTCATGGATTTTAACGTAATATGTTCCTTTTTTTAGTGTGACAAGGAATTTCTCTGCATCGCCTTGCCCATAAACATTTTTCGTGGTGACTTTTTTACCTTTTGAATTGTAAATTGTAACTACTCCATCTAAATCAGTAGGGACGTTTAGCTCAACTTTATATTTGCTCTTTTTGTCTACAACAATGCGGTAATAATCAGTGTCCCCTTTGTTCTTCGTTGGATTTATATAGCCAGTTGCTGAGAATGTCCCAGCTTTAGTCGCTTTTAATTTTACTGGTTTAGTTGGTTTACTATTTTTAATTTTATTTCCTTTGTCTTCATCGACTCTTTTCGAGACATTTGAAATGGTGAAGTCATACCCGAAATAAGAAGCGTCCATTTCGTAATTGTACAATACGATGAAGTATTTCGCGTTTTTCTTTGCGTAAAATGAACCACGTTCTTCCTCGCCAGTCCATCCTTCAAAGAATGTCATAGCACTGCCTTCTTCTTCTGGGTCGAGAACACCGTTTTTGTTTTTGTCTTCAACAATAATGACATCTGGATCAATTTGTTTTAACCCTTGTTCTGGTACATTTTTAAGCGTTGTTTTTGTTCTAGGTTTCACATTAAATCCGTAAATTCCAGCTGTTTTTGCCGAGAAGTAATAAATATCATTATCTGAAGATGTTTCAAAATAACCTCGATATTTTCCCTCTCCAATACGTGTAGCTTCCTCAAACGTATCATTATTTTCATGGATATCTTTTGGAGTAGATCGAACAAATTTTGCTGTAAATTGATATTCATCATATGTCGGACGTTGGTTTACATCCGTTACAAAGAAATAGTAGGTTTGATTGGATTTTAATCCAGCATGTAAAATAGGTTCTGCGTAAAATCTATCATTTTCATAATCATAGTTCACATTTGAGGCAACAGGGTAAAGTTGACCCGTAAACTCATCATATGTGTAAATTTCTAACACAGGGATATTGCCTTGGCTAGATAAATCAATTTGGTAGAACCCTTTTTTCTTTGGTGTTAATGCATACCAATCTTCATCACCTGAATACTGAATATAGCCACGATTCACTTGTCCAGTCTTCGTTGGAATCGAGATATCAGGGATTTGTGAGTAATAGTCGTCTTCTTCATAATTAGAAGTCATTTCGTCTAAACGCACGGCCTGAAGTGATTTATTTTCCCTTTTTGCGATATCATACATATGGTCAGGGAATTCTTGGTCTTCTTCATATTGCCCAATTGGAAAGTTATCTTCATCATCAGGTAAAAACTTCGAATCAATTGAAAGTTCATATGGGATGGTAGAAGAGTATGATTTTGTTATGTCAACTTCATCACCCCACCACCAGAAATCAGGATCTAAATTAGGATCACTTGTGACTTCAATGATATAGGTTTGACCTGGATACCCATTAAACGAAAAGCTTTCAGACTGACCAGTTCCACCTTCATTAATGGAGTCTATCAACCATCTATCCTCGTAATACTCGTCTTCATCTTCAGAATAATAGTTTTCTAGCTCATAAATATTAACAATGATGTTGATACCAGGTACACTAGAAACTTTTACTTTTAATGTCTCAGGTTTGTTATTTGCATTTTCAGGAATCGTGAACATAAAATGATCAGTATCCCATGATGGACCATCTTCTTCTGGGTACTCTTCCCAAGGTTCTTCCTCAATCGGTTCTTCTTCGCTTGGAGAATCCTCAATTGGTTGTTCGTCTAAAACGTTAGCTGCACTTGTCTCTTCAACCTTTTGCATCGACTCACTAGTTGTTTCGCTTACTTCTTGACTTGTTGTTTCACTTGCTTTTTCACTTTGTTCTTGTACAGAAACATCTTCACTAGACTCAATGCTAGTTTCTTCATTTGTGGATTCCACTGTTTGTTCTTCTGTTCCTTCTTGTTCTGATAGATTTTCATCAGTGTCTGTTTCTTCTATGATTTCTTCTTCAACCGGTTCCTCTTCGACCGGCTCAGCAGTAGGTTCCTCTGATTGTTCTTCCTTAATAGATTGCTGTCCAGTTTGTTCTCTCTCAGTTCCAGGTTCCTCTTCAACCTGTTCTTCTTCTGGAAGTTCTACATATGGTGTTGGTGTGAAATATAGGTTTCCAAAATCACGTTTTGATTGAAATGGAAAACTAGTGATTTCATATGGGTTCCATTCGGCAATACCATCGTTTGGAAGCTCTGTAGTTTTTGAAATCGATAGAGTATAAGAATTACTTGCTTTTTCATTATATTTCTTTGTAGCATCTTTTACACCGATGACAATTGTACCATTAGTTGGGGCTTGGAAAAGAGATCCTTCTTTACCGCCATGAGCGATGTCATCCACTTTTGTATGAACAAGAGGTTCTTTTTCTCCTTCAGGGAAAAAGTATAATTCATACATATAGTCATATTTAGATTTAGGTGATAATGTCAGTTGAGTGTATTCACCTTCTGTTACATTTAAACGATACCAATCAGTTTGATAGAGTTTTGTAATTTGGCCTTTTACACTAGTATTTGGATTAGCTGTGACCTTTTTTGATTTCGAAAGTAATTGGCTTTCAGTTAAAAATGTTGTTTTTGGCACTTTTTTCTTATCATATTTTAGCGCAGATACAGGGTTAACAAGACCAAAACCATACTTCGTATCATAGCCTTTCGCGCCTAAATCCTTGGCAGTTTTGTTTAAAATATATTGAATTTCATGTGGTTTTAATTTAGGATCTTTCGATAATAGTAAAGAAACAGTTCCTGTTACGACTGGAGTTGCCATGGAAGTTCCGTCAAGATACATATAGGTTGATTTGTTTGTGTAAGCAGCGTTGTAAATGCCTTGTCCAGGAGCAACAATATCAACAGAGCCGCCAAAAGTAGAAAAATCAGCTAGTTCATTTTTATCATTTGTAGCACCGACACTAATAACCCCTTGGAAAGCAGCAGGATAAAACTTCATATCCATTCCTGAGTTACCGGCAGCTGCAACAACGGTAATATTAGCAGCTAATGCTTGGTTAATCGCATCTTCAATAATTGGTGATGGATAAGAAGATCCAAGACTTAGGTTAATGACTTGGGCTTTTTGTTTAACGGCTTGTAAAATTCCTTCAGCTACTGTGTAGTCGGAAGAAGAAAATGAATTTCCAAAAACATCAATTGATATAATGCTAACGTTTGGATTGATTCCATATCCTCCAACACCGTTATTTTTTTCAGAAGCAATTATTCCAGCCACATGAGTTCCGTGTAAATCTGGAATTCCTTTTTTAATTGGGTTAATCACATTATAATTTGAAACAATTTTATTTTTTAGCTCAGGATGTTTTACGTCAATACCTGAATCAACAACAGCGACTCGAACTTTATTTTTCCCAGCAAGCTTTTGAGCACTGTCAATTTTTAAAGTATCAAGATAATACATTTGGTCACGCTTTTGGTCTGGCACGGAAAGTTTTTGGATACGTGCACTTCGTGAAACAGAAATGACATCGGAACGTTCCGCATACTTTTCAGCAACAGCTTCTAAAGAGTTTCCTTTGTTTACTTTGACAATGTCATAGTTTAAACTACTGACTTTTTTTACTAAAGTCGTCCCCATTTTTTTATGAGTCGATTTTGAAATTTGAGAACTGTATTTAACAACTAAGACATTGTCCTCAAATTCCGGGTTAAGTCCTTCTTTGTCTTTCGACATTGAATGAGCTTTAACTTGATTTTTTTCTAGTCCAAGTCGTTTAAAGACTTCTTGCTGGACTAGGTCCTTCTCCAAATCCTTACTCACTGCTGCGGAAACCGTGGATGGCAACACTAAACTAGCAATAAGCAACAAGCTAAATAAGACATTCAATCCCTTTTTCACTCGGTCATCTCCTCTAGGAATATGAATTCCTGTTAATATGTTCCAAGTTAAAATACGACTTGTTTTAAAAAAAAACCTTTAATTTCGATTTTTTTCTTTCGACAAAACCCACATAAATTTCGACAAAAAACAAGGATGGATTAGAGGGGGGGGAAACTGTTCTGTTAGGAGAGAAATAGCAGAATGTATGTCCATCAATGAGAAAAGTTTTGGTCTAGCATCGAAAAGACCCAAGTGAATCATTCAACACTTGGGTCGAGTTTAGCGAGTTAGCGATTTTGTAGTATATCGTAAGTTAGCGGCCATGAAAACCGTTATCTGTGAACATTGCTAGCGTTTTGGAACGTTGGTGGACACAGGTGCAGTTATTCATAATATATCGCTTGGAAGAGAGTTACTTTTGCGTGAATAAGGGCTCCTGTGGCCGCTAAAAAACGGAAACCCCTATCATGTTCACAAATAACGGCTGCTCTGACCGCAAAAATGAGATATGGGATGTGTTGGTTGTTCATCAAACAGTTATTGCTTATGGAGCGGGAGGAGAATGGATCTATGAGATGCTGATGAGTCTGAACTGACATTTTCGATGATTGTATTAACGATTTTCACAGCAGTAAATCAGTCATTTCTTATATAGATAAGCGGAGCTTTGAAAGCTTATTCAAGAAGAACGAAGGCTGCGCACCTGCACGTTTCACCCCAAAAAGATCACTTGTGGTTCACTTTCAAAAGCGGGCAGGGCTCCGCACTTCGCTTGAAAGAAAAGAGGCTCCGCGATTTTTCTTATCTTTCGCCAATAATGCCATAAAAAAATATTTTAGTGATCTCTTCAGTAAGTGGCAGAACTTTTGTATAAATGTCTTCTCGTTGTAGATAATCCTTTAACATATGGATATAAAATAAGATAGCCTCATTTGATAAAGACGGGTCAACATACCCTTGCTCCATCCCTTCTTTAAATAAATGAGTAAAATAGGGAATCGATTTTTCTTCATAGATTTTTTCAATATAACTGCCATCAAGACTGTATTCCTTCATCATGAATTGGTAAAACTCTTCATGAATTTGTTGAGAAACTTCCTTTTTATTAAAAATAATTTGTTTGATTTTTTCTGGGAAAGGAAGGTCGCTATAAACAACTTGTTCAAATTCAAGAGAAGCTTTATCAATGTAATGAATATATACATCCTTTGTTAGTTGGTGTTTGTTTTCAAAATAGTTATATATCGTCACTTGGGAAACATTGGCTTCCTTCGCAATTTCGGCAATCGATACTTTTTGAATCCCATAGGTTAAATATAATTGTAATGTTGCTTCTAATATATCTTTTTTCTTTTGTTCTCTACGTCGTTGAAACCCATCCATCATGTTCACCTCAATGTCATTTTAATCAAAAAAATGAAGTAAAACAAATAAATCATTTCAAAACCTCTTGTTAAATGGAAAAGTTTTTAATAATATGAACTATATAAGTTAAAATATTTCATAACTAAAAGAGGAAAAGGGGCGTTTATGGTTATGACCGTTGTAAAAACAACGAACCTAACAAAAAAGTTTGGTGCATTTACGGCATTGCAAAGCGTTAATTTAGAGGTGAATCGTGGAGAAGTGTTTGGATTTATCGGTCCTAATGGGGCAGGTAAGTCTACAACGATTCGAATTTTGCTCGGTATAATAAAAGCAACAACAGGAGAGGCCATGGTGTTTGGTCAAGATGTTTGGAAAGATGCTGTTGATATTCATAAACGGATTGCTTATGTGCCAGGTGATGTTAACCTTTGGCCGAATTTAACAGGTGGAGAAGTAATTGATTTATTTATTGCATTACGAGGGAATGGAGAAAAAAAGCGTCGAGAAGAATTTATTGAGAAATTTAATTTAGACCCTTCAAAAAAATGTCGAACCTATTCAAAAGGAAATCGTCAAAAGGTGGCACTTGTTTCTGCCTTTGCTTCGGATGCTGATTTATATATTCTCGATGAGCCAACTTCAGGACTTGACCCTTTAATGGAAAAAGTCTTTCAAGAATGTGTCATGGATGCAAAACGAGAGGGGAAAAGTGTGTTGTTGTCTAGTCACATATTATCAGAAGTAGAAAAGCTTTGTGATCGTGTAGGAATTATTAGACAAGGTGAAATTATTGAGTCTGGTACATTACAAGAATTACGTCATTTAACAAGGATAAATTTATTCGTTGAAACAAGGAAACCAATGATTAACCTAGCGAAACTGCAAGGGATTCATGAACTCGAGCAAAGAGAAAATGGATGGTCTTTTCAAGTGGATAATGATGACCTTGATGCAGTTATAAAATATGTGAGTGAATTTGGAGTACAGCGCTTGGAAAGTACACCGCCAAAGTTAGAAGATTTATTTATGAGGCATTATGAAGGAGAACAGAATACAGGAGATGAGTAAAATATGTTGAAGTCATTGTTTAATCAAACAAGCAGGCTCATAATGTTTGTCGTTCGGCGCGACCGGTTTCGTTTCCTAATCTGGACTTTTTCCATTGCGGTTCTTACAGTTGTAACTGCGTCATCATTTTCAGGGTTATATTCAACAGAACATGAAAGACAAGCGATTGCCGAAACAATGAGGAACCCTGCAATGACCGCAATGTTAGGCCCAGGGTATGGATTGGAAAACTACACGGAGGGTCCAATGATGGCTCACCAAATGCTTTTATTTACAGCTATATTTGTTGGAATCATGAACATTTTGCTTACAACTCGTCATACACGGCAAGATGAAGAAGATGGTCGAATAGAACTCATCCGTTCTTTACCAGTTGGGCGACTTTCCAACAGTAGTGCAACAGTAATAGTACTATTTTTCATTAATGTCCTCCTCGGATTTGTAACGAGTATTGGGTTAGTCGTCTTAAGAATTGAAAGTATCGATATCGCAGGTTCATTGCTCTATGGAGCTAGTTTAGCTACGATAGGCATGCTCTTTACAGCTATCACTGTTTTTTGTGCCCAATTGTCGGAAAGTTCAAGAGGAACGATTGGCTTAGCCTTTAGTTCACTTGGTATTTTTTATGTGATAAGAGCGATAGGAGATGTGAATCATGAATGGTTATCATGGTTTTCACCCCTTGGCTGGGTAATAAGAACCGAAGTCTTTGTGAACAATGAATGGTTTCCTATCGTGTTACTTATGTTTTCTGCTTTTGTGATTGTAACTTTAGCGTTATCGTTAAATGGAATTCGTGATTTAGAGTCTGGCTTTTTAAGAACTCGCCCAGGTAAAAGACATGCCTCAATGTGGTTACAATCTCCATTTGGCTTAGCATGTCGATTGCAACGGACAAGTATAATTGCATGGGCAATTGGAGTATTTGTTCTAGGGGTGTCATATGGTTCAGTGTTCGGTGATTTAGAAAATTTCTTCCTAAGTAATGAGATGTTAAGTGAAATGTTAACACCAGTAGAAGGGGTAACGTTAACCGAACAATTTTTAACGATGCTTATGTCGGTCATATCCATGATTTGTACGATTCCAGCTCTTCTTATGGTCCTAAAACTAAAGGCAGAGGAAAACAAAAATCGGATAGAGCATCTAGTTGTTCGTGCGGTTTCACGCCAAAAAATAATGGGTAGTTATTTACTCTTAGCTATTGTCATTAGTATGATGATGCAAATTCTTGCAGTTATAGGTTTATGGTTGGCCGCGAATGCGGTGATGGAACATCCGATTTCATTTGGCGTAATGTTGGAAGCCGCAATGGCTTATTTACCAGCTTTATGGATTATGATCGGAATGCTTGTCTTCTTAATTGGATACTTACCAAAATTAACAACAATAACATGGTTATATCTAGGTTATTCATTTATCGTTGTATATTTAGGAGGGTTGCTTCAGTTTCCAGAGTGGATGTCATTCCTTTCCCCTTTTGGGCACATTCCACAGTTGCCTGTTGAGGAATTTCAGTTCAGGATATTCCTATTGCTGATCAGTGTTTCTCTTGTATTAATTGTCACAGGAATTATTGGTTATCGAAAACGAGATTTAGTTGGATAATGCATAAAGGGTTCAATCTGTCGGAGTTGACGGATTGAACCCTACTAATGGTTGTTATTTGTCTTCCTCTTTTTTGTTAAACCATAATGCTTCGTTATTGTCGACCTCTCCATTATAGTTAATAAAAATTTCTTCGCCAGCCTTAATGTCTTTATACGCATAATAATCAAATGTATGATTATCGAAATTTATATCATAAGTTGCGTTAGGAGTATAAGAATGATTAAATAACATCCCATAGCCTAGTACAATGGCTGTATGATTAATCCCATATTCGTAAGCATAATCAGCTAAAATGGTTTTTTCAATATGTTCATGTTCTTCATTCGGATATGGAACGACAGGTGCTTCATGAAATAATTGACCTTTTTTTATGTCTACTTTTGCAAACACACCTCGATTAAATTCCTCTTCGTCACAAATTGTTGATTTTTTAACTTCAATCATTGTTGTCACCTTCTATATTTTTTCGTCTATTTGACTGTATCATGGCATACAAAAATAAACAATGCCACTAGAGAAAAAATCACTTTTGATTTTTCGTTCATTCAGAGTATGATAAAGGTAATAAAGTCGATGTAGGAAAAAGGAGAAGATAAATGGCTCGAGATCAAAATCTAACAATCATTGAAAAAGAAAAAATGTACCAGCAAATCGTCGAGTATTCTTTTGAAACAACGATTATCCATTTAAATGAAAAAGTCATTTATATTAATCAATCAGGTGCTGATTTTCTAGGAGCAACAAAAGAAGAAATAATCGGAAAAAATATTGTTGAAGTGTTTCTAGAGGATTCAAAACGAATGATAAGAGAACGCATTCGAAAAGCGACCGAAGAAAATGTGATTGGTGATTTAATTGAAACGACAATCCAAAAGTTTGATGGGTCTTTGGTCGAGGTTGAACTTTACTGTCACCCCGTAAAGTTTGGTGAGTCGAAAGCAATTCAATCTATCATTCGCGACATCACAAGTCGAAAAGAAGCGGAAAAGAAATTGCGAGAAATGGTTCGTGAAATTGCGACGCCAATTGTTCCTGTATTTGAAGGGATTGCCGTTATTCCACTCGTTGGAAATGTTGATTTAGATCGGACAAATCAGCTCGTTACGATCATTCCACAAAAAATCCAGGGACATAACCTTGAACATTTAATTATTGATGTGTCAGGAATTTATAACATTGATGAAACGGTCATCGATTTTATTTATGAAATAAATTCAATAATGAAATTACTCGGTATCTCACTTATTTTTACAGGGTTACGACCTGAACTTGCACATAAGGCAGTAGAAGCACGTATGAATATTACTTCAATTAAAACGAAGTCAACGGTGAAACAAGCGTTAGAACAATTGATACAACAATAACAAAAAAGTGTTATCAGTCTTTGGCTGTAACACTTTTTTTCTTTTCTATTATTTACGAGAGATTAATTGTAAACTAGATTGACATATAAGGTTGACGATTATAAAATTTAATTGTTAACTAAAATAATATTCGGGTTAACATTTGATGCTGTGATGAAAGGAGGTGATAACGATGAAGGAAACTCCGCTATATAGTGTAAGAATGCGAGCCGCTCAAGGCGGTTCTCATGAATTAGGTGGAAAACATATTTCTGGCGGAGAAGTGATTTCATCTTTGGATGAGTTGCGTTCATCTGTTGATTTACTTATAAAAAAAGCGCTTACCCACTCTAGAGGCGTTCCAGATTTTTTGCAAATTCAATGTGATGCGATTACAGAACCGATTCAGTTTGTTCCACCTTTGAAAGTTCATACGAACACTGTTGAAACGATAACAGAGGGACAGTATGTAGCAAAAGAGCTGTTGCAACAAAACGGGATTTCAGCAGCTGTCATTGAAAAAGCCTATGAGCAATTACCGCAGTTCTCGCAAAGTGGCGCATTGCTCATCGATGCTAAAACGGGAAAACGTATCAATGGGGAGCAATCTGTTCGAGTTTCAAAAATGGATTGGAACGAAACAAACTTTATATCATGGGTGAAAAAGAATGAATTCCTGCCTAATGAAAGACTGAAAGAAGCGCTCGTACTTGCGACAAAAGTAAGTTATCATCCTGCAACGGTAGCTGAATTATGTTGGTCTGATGACCCTGATTATGTGACAGGGTATGTCGCGAGTAAAGCATTAGGATATCAGCGTATTACGAAAATGAAAGAATGGGGTGACGACCAAGGTTGTCGAATATTTTTCGTAAATACGGCTTATGACATAGATACATATATCTCGTATTTAAAAACAGAGCCATTATTTGTTTATTGGGAGGAGAACGATGGAACGTAATCTAGAAGAAAAAAGTAAAAAATATTTATGGTTGCCGTTTACGCAAATGAAAGATTATGATGAGCATCCGTTAATTATAGAAAGTGGCAATGGTATTAAAGTGAAAGATATTCACGGGAAAGAATATTATGATGGGTTTTCATCTGTATGGCTAAATGTACATGGTCATCGTAAGAAAGAACTAGATGAGGCGATTACAGCTCAGTTAAGTAAAATTGCTCACTCTACGTTATTAGGGATGACAAATGTGCCAGCAACTGAATTAGCCGAAAAATTAGTGAATATTAGCCCAGAAAACTTGACGCGCGTGTTTTATTCAGATAGTGGTGCAGAGGCAATGGAAATTGCATTAAAGATGGCATTTCAATATTGGAAAAATAAAGGGAATGAAAAGAAACAGAAATTTATCTCGATGCAAAATGGTTATCATGGGGACACGATAGGTGCAGTCAGTGTTGGCTCTATAGAATTATTTCATCAAATGTATGGGCCACTTATGTTTGAAAGTTATAAAGCGCCGTATCCAAACGCTTACCGTTTTGAAGAGGGCGATGCCAATCAGTGCAAAGAAGAATGTTTAGAGATGTTAGAACAATTGTTACAAGAGCAACATGAAACGATTGCAGCTTTATCCATTGAGTCGATGGTTCAAGGGGCAGCAGGAATGGTCGTTATGCCTGAAGGTTTTTTAGCTGGTGTAAGAAGATTATGTACTAAATATAATGTACTCATGATTGTCGATGAGGTTGCGACTGGATTTGGTCGGACTGGAAAAATGTTTGCTTGTGAACATGAACAAGTTCAACCTGATTTAATGGCCGCAGGAAAAGGGATTACAGGAGGATATTTGCCG
It contains:
- a CDS encoding ABC transporter permease; the encoded protein is MLKSLFNQTSRLIMFVVRRDRFRFLIWTFSIAVLTVVTASSFSGLYSTEHERQAIAETMRNPAMTAMLGPGYGLENYTEGPMMAHQMLLFTAIFVGIMNILLTTRHTRQDEEDGRIELIRSLPVGRLSNSSATVIVLFFINVLLGFVTSIGLVVLRIESIDIAGSLLYGASLATIGMLFTAITVFCAQLSESSRGTIGLAFSSLGIFYVIRAIGDVNHEWLSWFSPLGWVIRTEVFVNNEWFPIVLLMFSAFVIVTLALSLNGIRDLESGFLRTRPGKRHASMWLQSPFGLACRLQRTSIIAWAIGVFVLGVSYGSVFGDLENFFLSNEMLSEMLTPVEGVTLTEQFLTMLMSVISMICTIPALLMVLKLKAEENKNRIEHLVVRAVSRQKIMGSYLLLAIVISMMMQILAVIGLWLAANAVMEHPISFGVMLEAAMAYLPALWIMIGMLVFLIGYLPKLTTITWLYLGYSFIVVYLGGLLQFPEWMSFLSPFGHIPQLPVEEFQFRIFLLLISVSLVLIVTGIIGYRKRDLVG
- a CDS encoding SET domain-containing protein: MIEVKKSTICDEEEFNRGVFAKVDIKKGQLFHEAPVVPYPNEEHEHIEKTILADYAYEYGINHTAIVLGYGMLFNHSYTPNATYDINFDNHTFDYYAYKDIKAGEEIFINYNGEVDNNEALWFNKKEEDK
- a CDS encoding PAS domain S-box protein; the protein is MARDQNLTIIEKEKMYQQIVEYSFETTIIHLNEKVIYINQSGADFLGATKEEIIGKNIVEVFLEDSKRMIRERIRKATEENVIGDLIETTIQKFDGSLVEVELYCHPVKFGESKAIQSIIRDITSRKEAEKKLREMVREIATPIVPVFEGIAVIPLVGNVDLDRTNQLVTIIPQKIQGHNLEHLIIDVSGIYNIDETVIDFIYEINSIMKLLGISLIFTGLRPELAHKAVEARMNITSIKTKSTVKQALEQLIQQ
- a CDS encoding 6-carboxyhexanoate--CoA ligase, producing MKETPLYSVRMRAAQGGSHELGGKHISGGEVISSLDELRSSVDLLIKKALTHSRGVPDFLQIQCDAITEPIQFVPPLKVHTNTVETITEGQYVAKELLQQNGISAAVIEKAYEQLPQFSQSGALLIDAKTGKRINGEQSVRVSKMDWNETNFISWVKKNEFLPNERLKEALVLATKVSYHPATVAELCWSDDPDYVTGYVASKALGYQRITKMKEWGDDQGCRIFFVNTAYDIDTYISYLKTEPLFVYWEENDGT
- the bioA gene encoding adenosylmethionine--8-amino-7-oxononanoate transaminase, with product MERNLEEKSKKYLWLPFTQMKDYDEHPLIIESGNGIKVKDIHGKEYYDGFSSVWLNVHGHRKKELDEAITAQLSKIAHSTLLGMTNVPATELAEKLVNISPENLTRVFYSDSGAEAMEIALKMAFQYWKNKGNEKKQKFISMQNGYHGDTIGAVSVGSIELFHQMYGPLMFESYKAPYPNAYRFEEGDANQCKEECLEMLEQLLQEQHETIAALSIESMVQGAAGMVVMPEGFLAGVRRLCTKYNVLMIVDEVATGFGRTGKMFACEHEQVQPDLMAAGKGITGGYLPIAVTFTTEEIYRAFYDDFQNQKTFFHGHSYTGNQLGCAVAIANLELFEKDKIVEQVQEKSQQLQTLLRELTHLPHVGDIRQLGFMCGIELVKNKETKESYPKEARMGYAVSLKMRELGMLTRPMGDVLVLMPPLVSTIEELGDMINIMKQAIIEVTDE